The genome window AAGGATTTTCATGCAGGGGCTTCTCCCGTTTTTTTCTCTTCTGCTAGGGACTGTTTTCCGATGCGGTTGCAGGAAGCTCGATGGAGATCTCCACGGTCTCGGGTTCCGGAACCCGGACCGTCATTCGGCCGCCGTGGGCCTCGACGATCCTGCGGGATATCGTCAGCCCGAGCCCTGTCCCGTCCGGTTTAGTCGTAAAATAGGGTTCCAGGATACGTTCCGATTCTTCCGGTGCTAGAGTGAAACCCCTGTTCGTAACCTTCAGGGAGACCCGCGCATCCTGCTCGGAAAACATCTCCACGTGGATGGTACCCCCGCCGGGCTGAGCTTCGATGGCATTCTTGAGGAGGTTTTCCACCACCTGCCCCAGGAGGTCGGGGTCTCCGGGGATCGGCGTTTGAAAGGCGATTCTCCGGGTTACCTTTATACCCGATGCCTCGCACTGAGGCTCGTAGAGTTGGAGCATGTTCTCCAGCAGTAGATCGAGGCGCATCAGCTTCTTCAAGGGCTTCTGGGGGCGCGCGTATTTGAGGAGACCCTCCACGCTGGTATTGGCGCGCTTGACGGCGCCGAGCATCAGGTCGACCAGGTGGCGGTTGCCGTCGCTCAACCCCCGGCCCTCCATGAGAAGCCGCTGAAGGCCCATGTTCAACACATTCAGGGGGTTGCGGACCTCATGAGCGATGGCCGCGGCCGAGCGGCCGAGTGCGGCGTTTTCCCGCTCCAGGGCGAGCTGCCCGTCGATTTTCTGGATCTGGGCGAGATGGGCCGCCTGCCGCCTGTAGAGGACGATCGACAAGACGGCGCCAAGGAGGGCGAGGGCCGCGCTGAAGAAGAAAAAATCGCGCCACAGCCGCCCGATGGCCCGGTTGAGATAGCCCGCATCCAGGGCCACCGCAATCTCCTTTCCCTCCACGGGAACAAGGGCCTCCGCCACCCTGCGGCCCCCATGCTCCTTCATGGTCACGGAGGCGGCCGGCGCAGCCTTCGGTCCGCCCCTGGAGGGTGCGGCGACTTTCACGTAGCCGATGCGCGGGATCCCGGCGAGGGTCCGGACGACGTTATCCAACCCCAGGTGCTCCTGAATGGTCCGCACCTGGGCGTCGCTCATCCCCACGACCACCCGGCCGGAATTACCTTCGTCGGGCCATGAAAATAGATAGAGGCTCCGGTCAAACAGGTGCTCGAGCCCGGGGTTGGAAGGCCGGGCCGGGTCATGCGCTGGAAGCCATTGCGCCGGGCCTTCGACCTGCTCACCGTTTCCACGGTCGATGCGAATCCCGGTGAGGCCGGTCTCCTGGGAGAAGGCGGTCAGCTCTTCGGGGCTAAAGGGCTCGACCCTGTCCAGGTAATCGACGAAACGGGCGGTGTTGCCTAGAAAGGACTCGAGAATCTCCTCTGCGGCCCGCTGGGCGAGGACGCTTCCACGGGCGCTCAGTTGGACCACCTGGGCCACTAGGGCGGCGTGTTCCTCGACGTGGTTCAGAAACTCCTGTTTGGCCTGGTGGATCTGCCAGAGAAAGTAGACCGTGACGACGCAGAAAAGAAGGGAAAATACGAACAGGTTGGCTGCCCAGAGGGGAAGGCCCTTTCTAGCGTCCGCCATGGCCCCTGCCTCCTCCTCCGCCGTGATAGCCTCTGCCCTTGCCGATGCGGCGGCGCACCCCCGTCGCGTCGCTCGCGCCGCCTCCATGGCCCGCACCGTAAAGCCTGGCTGCGCTCAGGGCTGTTCCCCCGTCCGTGAAGCTTCCCCAAATCCTGACCGTGTCCCCGGGAGAGAGGTGTTTCGGTAGTTGCTTCGGGGGGATTGTTACCTCCAGCGGCGCGCCTGCACGAGCCTTCCCATCGACCCTGCCGCCCTCCTCGTCGATAAGGAAGACGGACAGGCTCCCCGTATCGTGATCCACGGAGACGATACGGCCCAGGAAGAGATCCTCGCCCGAGGCGTCGAGTGCCCCTCCCATGATCAGAATGCCCGTCAAAAGGAGAAGGATAGTCCGCATTGGATCACCACCTGGGTATAGGATGCGTAGTCGAGGGGCGCGTCGCCCAATTTCCAACCCGCCTGTCCAAAGAACTCGAAGCCGCGCCAGAATCGGCTGATCTGGATTCCTGCCGATCGGACATGGTTGGTTTCTCTCACGTGGATGAGGGTTTCAGGCACATCGTGGTAATCCGTTCGTTGCCATGCTGCATCGATTTCCAGCAGCCACTCGGGGGCTGGTAGCCAGGAAAGGGTCATGCCTCCCATGATCTCGCGGTAGGATTCCATGTCCAGCGACGCATCGAGGTCTCCGTACTCCACAAAGACCCGGCCGGTCAAGGAGGGGAGCAGAAAGGCATCGAGATCGAGGGTGGTCGAAAGCAGGCGGTTGTCCCGCGGCGGGTAGAGCGTCCGAATAGGGCTCCTTCGTCTCTTGGGAGGCTCCGTTTCCGGGTGGAAGGGACTCCGTCCCCTCTCCCCGTTCATTCCACTCTGCCCTTTGCCGGAAAACGGCAAGGCCCAATTTTTATAGCTCAGCCACCGGCAGGTCTGCTCCAAACCCAGGGTTGCCCTTTTCGATAAGATCCAGTCGGTCCGAATACCCACCATGGCTTCGTCCCGTTCGTCGGCCTCGATGAGGGCATCACGGTAGGCGGCTACTTCTCCCACAAAGGCAGGCAGGAATCGGCCGTCGGCCAAAGCAACCGTAAAAGACCCATCGGCCTGCAGTCGATAGTTGTCTCCGACGCTCCAGTAGTCCTGGTATCTTCCTTCCACCGACAGATCGAGGCCCAGAGCCTCCGTCAGAGATAACGGCTGTCCGGCCTTGAAGGCATAGAGGGAAAAACCGGAGCCTTCCGGGGGATCGATCAGGGCGGGATTGGAATCGTACCCGGATGCGAGTTCGGCTGTCAGGTCCACCGCGCTGGCGCTGGCAGGCATCGCAAAGAGACAGAGACAGACCGCTATCAAGAGACTCGGACCCGGAGGAGCGGACTGGGATCTCGGCCAGGCAGGTCTTCTCACCGGTTAGGCCCCTGTGCGGCGATGGTTGGTTGCTGTTCGATCGATTCCAATGCCGGTTGCCCCTATCTAGACTTGAATTGTCCGTACCCGTCTTCGTGCGTACCCCCTGCGGCTTACGCCCTCCCTATACACCCTGTTGTGCAAAAAGGGAAGGCCCCCCGCGGGGGCCTCTCCTTTCAAAGCGGGTGATGTAGGGAAAGAGTTCTGAAGAGTCGGTCCAAACCGGTTATGGTCTCTGATGCCGCCGGAGGCTTCTCCACAGGGGCTGCCCCCCCGTGCCGTCTACGCAGGGTTCGCGGAGTTCTATGGTTTCACCATTCACAATCATCGACATGGCTACGATCTTCAATACCCCGTTGAGATCCACTTCCATGCCCGAAACGGTGACCGTGTCGCCGATCTCAGGGCGGTCCACACCCATCAGGGCCCAGTAGTGATAAGGGCCGATGCCGTACACCGTGACCACAGTTGTATCGTCAATAGTGACTTCCAGGCCGCTTCCGGCGTAGTTGATGTCCGACACCACGCCGGTGAACTCAACGGGCGTACCCGAACAAACGATGGATATCCCTGTGCCATCGCAGACGCCCTGGCTGCCCTTGTCAAAGCCGTTTGCAGCGATACTCGTCCCGACGCTCATCAAAAGCACCACCAATGCCGCCACACTGCCTGTCATCAACTTCTTCATCATCCTGCTCTCCTTTCGATTTCTTTTCCGTTTTGATAAATTAATTAGTTTGGCCTCTGCTAGGATTGACCCCCGCGTCCCTTGCCCTTGGGACCGGTGCCGTCACAGGTGCCCGATCCGGACCCATTCTTGGCGCCGTAGCCTGTTCCGTCCCGGGGCCTTGGGGCCGATCCGCTCCCATCCTGCATGCCATATCCGTGTCCGCTGCCCGAGCCCTCACCTCTTCGCCATGTTGCGCTTACACCCTGACCGCTGCCGTGTCTGTTTCCACGCCCTCCGCCGGCCAGAACGATAGGGGCGGAGTCGCTGATCGATGTCGCGGCGCGCATCCCTTCAGATTCCGTAGGGTTCATAGGGATGCCTGCCCAGCTTGGACCCGGGCCCATCAGCATCAGCGCTCCTACAGCCAAACTTGTCAAAACCACCTTGGTGTTTTTCTCATCCATGACGCTCCTTTCCTTTTTGCTGTTTCCAAACGGTCTTTATGTGTTTCGGAGATCGGGGCGAATACGATCCCCGCTTATCCTTTGCCCATGATGCAGTGCCCTTCGTTTGTGATTGGCTGATATTCAAAGCAAGCGGTGTGCCAAGTAATGAATAATGGTATTTCAATAGGTTGGGTGTTTGTGCGAAGTCATGAGATCGACAAAAGGCGGCAGGGTCGACAATTTTGTCGAAGCTGCTTTGCGCGCCTTTCCAGATACCGTCCATTGGGGGCTTTGAAAAAGAGGGTAGATTGAGGTATGCTTATTTTTAGTAAAATGAAGAAAACTTGAAAGCGAGTGAAGAACGTCCAACTCCCCGGCAGCGTCCTATCGGGGGAGATTGGTTTCCGGAGTGAAGAATGGACATACACCTGCAGCAAAAAGAGGCACGCGAACTTCTGCCGACCGACATCTTTTTTCAAACCCCCTTCTGGAGCGCCGTCAAATCCTATCTGGGCTGGGATTCGCTGGCTTATGATCTGACGTTCTCCGGGCCGCAGGGAGATATCCTGATACTGACCAAATCCCTCATGCCGGGGATTTCAGCAGCCTACGTTCCGCAGGGTCCGGAGTTCAGCCCCGAGCCGGACCAATACGGGCCGTTCCTCGAGGGGCTTTCGGATGCGATCGGAAGGCGCCTGGATTCCTCGGTCGCCTTTATCCGGTATGATCTGCCCTGGGAATCCCCCTATGCAGAACCTTCCACCGATGTATCTGAAAAGGATCAAGGGTTCCGCCGCCCTGAAGCGCGGCTGCAGGAGTTGCGGATGAATTTCGGCACGGCTGAGTGGAAGCTTCGCAAAGCCGTGACGGATCTCACGTTTGTAGACCGGGTTGTGGTCGACCTGAACGGCAGTGAGGTGGAGACACTCTCCCGTATGAAATCGAAGACCCGGTACAACATCCGCCTGGCCAAAAAGAAAGGTGTCGATGTTTTTTTCGGGTCGTCGATGGAACTTCCGGCTTTTTACGAACTCTACAGGCAGACAGCGGGGAGAAACCATTTCCCTCCATGCGAATACAGGCACTTCTCCGCTCTGTTCGCCGCCCTGTCATCGCGCCCGGATTTTTGCGAGATCTTTTTTCTGCTCGCCCGCCATGAGAGGAACCTGCTGGCAGGGGCTATCATGGCCATTTCGCGAAAGACGGCCATCTATCTCTTTGGTGCATCGTCCAATGAAAATCGCAACCTGATGGGGCCGTACGCCGTCCACTGGGAGGCCATGCGGCTCGCAAAGTCCCGGGGTTGCGTGCGGTACGATCTAGGAGCCGTCTCGCCGAGCAAGGACCCGGATCATCCCTATTTCGGGTTGTACCGTTTCAAGATGGGCTTCGGGGGGAGGATCCTGCACCAAACCGGCACCTGGGATTTCCCTCTTGACGAGGCCGGGTATGAACTGTTCCGCAAGCACGAAATGATCGACGGACTCATCGAGCCCTCGTAGCAAACACTCTCACCTCGAAATTCCTCGGGCCGGCATGACCTTTCACCGAAGGGCGGCGGTCATTCCGGTGCGGGGGATTCCCGCATGTCCCCGGTGGTTTGAAGCCTCCTGTGCATGAAAAAGACCTCTTCCAGATCATGCGGTTCATGCCCGCCGTACTTTTTCACGGCCCGGTCATAATATTCCCTCAACTGCGGCCGGTAGTCCGGGTGGGCGCAGGTCTCTATGACGGCCTCGGCGACCTGGCGCGGCGTCAGCGCGCGCGTGTCCACCAGGCCTTGCTCGGTGACGATGATGTCTACGGAGTGCTCGGAGTGGTCGACGTGCGACACCATGGGGACAATGGCCGAGATCTTGCCGTTCTTGGCGGTCGACGGGGTGACCATGAAGGACAGGCCGGCGTTGCGCATGAAGTCCCCCGAGCCGCCGATCCCGTTCATCATCTGCGAGCCCATCACGTGGGTCGAGTTGACCTGCCCGTAGATGTCGACCTCGACGGCGGTGTTGATCGATAAAACCCCCAACCGGTTGATCACTTCAGGGGAGTTGGAGATCTCGACGGGCCGGAGGACGATCTTTTCCTTGTAGCGGTACAACTCGTTGAAAAAACGCCGGCGCCCTTTGTGGGAGAGGGTCAGGGCCGAGCCGGATGCGGCCCGCACCTTGCCGAGGTCGATCAGGTCCAGGACGCTGTCCTGCAGGACTTCGGAGTAGAGGTCGAGGTTGAGGAAAAAATCATCCTCCAGGAAGCCGCCGAGCACCGCATTCGCCACGTCGCCCACACCGGATTGCCAGGGCAGCCCGGGATGCAGACGTCCGCGCTTGATCTCGTGCTGCACGAAGTCCAGGATCTGCTCCCCGATCAGGAGCGCCACTTCGTCCGGGTCATGGAAGATGGCGCAGCTGTCCTCCTGGTCGCTCAGGAGGACGGCCACCACCCGGCGCGGGTCCATCTCGATGAAGGGCTTTCCGATGCGGTCGGCCGCACGGTAGATGGGGATGGGCATCCGGTAGGGCGGGTCTTCCGGGATGAAGATGTCATGGATGCCTTCGAGATCGGGCGGGGCCGAGTTCGTCAGTTCGATGATGATCTTCTCGGCCTCCCGCACATAGGTCGGGGTATTGCCGACCGACATCGAAGGAATGAGGTGCCCCTTCTCCGTAATGGCTACGGCCTCCACGACGGCCACATCGGCCTTGCCCCAAGCTCCGGCCCTCACCTGGGCCGAGAGGCTGGAAAGGTGATCGTCTTTGTATAAGATCTCTCCCCGGTTGATTTTTTCGCGCATGGCGCGGTCGCTCATGTAGGGGCGGCGCCAGTGCACCAGATCGGTGCGGGCCAGGATGCCGTCGACCTGTTCGCCGGTCGAGGCCCCGGCGAAC of Desulfatiglans anilini DSM 4660 contains these proteins:
- a CDS encoding lipid II:glycine glycyltransferase FemX — encoded protein: MDIHLQQKEARELLPTDIFFQTPFWSAVKSYLGWDSLAYDLTFSGPQGDILILTKSLMPGISAAYVPQGPEFSPEPDQYGPFLEGLSDAIGRRLDSSVAFIRYDLPWESPYAEPSTDVSEKDQGFRRPEARLQELRMNFGTAEWKLRKAVTDLTFVDRVVVDLNGSEVETLSRMKSKTRYNIRLAKKKGVDVFFGSSMELPAFYELYRQTAGRNHFPPCEYRHFSALFAALSSRPDFCEIFFLLARHERNLLAGAIMAISRKTAIYLFGASSNENRNLMGPYAVHWEAMRLAKSRGCVRYDLGAVSPSKDPDHPYFGLYRFKMGFGGRILHQTGTWDFPLDEAGYELFRKHEMIDGLIEPS
- a CDS encoding succinate CoA transferase, producing the protein MGVENIRCRPLLDRVTDARTAARHIQDGTNLFISGFTAGYPKLIPRELARRAQEGDHFKINLFAGASTGEQVDGILARTDLVHWRRPYMSDRAMREKINRGEILYKDDHLSSLSAQVRAGAWGKADVAVVEAVAITEKGHLIPSMSVGNTPTYVREAEKIIIELTNSAPPDLEGIHDIFIPEDPPYRMPIPIYRAADRIGKPFIEMDPRRVVAVLLSDQEDSCAIFHDPDEVALLIGEQILDFVQHEIKRGRLHPGLPWQSGVGDVANAVLGGFLEDDFFLNLDLYSEVLQDSVLDLIDLGKVRAASGSALTLSHKGRRRFFNELYRYKEKIVLRPVEISNSPEVINRLGVLSINTAVEVDIYGQVNSTHVMGSQMMNGIGGSGDFMRNAGLSFMVTPSTAKNGKISAIVPMVSHVDHSEHSVDIIVTEQGLVDTRALTPRQVAEAVIETCAHPDYRPQLREYYDRAVKKYGGHEPHDLEEVFFMHRRLQTTGDMRESPAPE
- a CDS encoding sensor histidine kinase yields the protein MADARKGLPLWAANLFVFSLLFCVVTVYFLWQIHQAKQEFLNHVEEHAALVAQVVQLSARGSVLAQRAAEEILESFLGNTARFVDYLDRVEPFSPEELTAFSQETGLTGIRIDRGNGEQVEGPAQWLPAHDPARPSNPGLEHLFDRSLYLFSWPDEGNSGRVVVGMSDAQVRTIQEHLGLDNVVRTLAGIPRIGYVKVAAPSRGGPKAAPAASVTMKEHGGRRVAEALVPVEGKEIAVALDAGYLNRAIGRLWRDFFFFSAALALLGAVLSIVLYRRQAAHLAQIQKIDGQLALERENAALGRSAAAIAHEVRNPLNVLNMGLQRLLMEGRGLSDGNRHLVDLMLGAVKRANTSVEGLLKYARPQKPLKKLMRLDLLLENMLQLYEPQCEASGIKVTRRIAFQTPIPGDPDLLGQVVENLLKNAIEAQPGGGTIHVEMFSEQDARVSLKVTNRGFTLAPEESERILEPYFTTKPDGTGLGLTISRRIVEAHGGRMTVRVPEPETVEISIELPATASENSP